The genomic segment TGGACCTCTGAGCACACCCCAATTCCCCCCTTGGGGTTATGGGAGTTTTCAGTTGGAAAAGATAAGACGATCGGTGGGCTGGTACTTTATGGTAAAGAGCAGGGAGTCGAAGCGGCTCGCCTCATCCAACAGATCCTCAATCAGGGGGGCTCGCCGGGTCAGATAAGACCTGTGACCGCACAGAAGGGTCACTTCCTGTTTAGCAAGACGCAGTTAACCAAATGGCATGTTAAGCTGCCCGATAAGATAGAGAAAAAATCCAATTGGGTTGAATGATCACCAGAGTCAGGCCATCTCCCGCCTTACAGACGGGAGATGATCCCAATTTGGCAACGCAAGTCACCATCACTCGTGGAGCCTGATCCTCTATATATTTAATCGCGTTTCTTGCGCTGCCGGACCTCATTTTTTACTGAGCGATAGAAGCGCCCCAGAGAGCGATCCCGGGCGCGCTTTTCGGCCAGAGATTCACGGTTCAACGCCTGCTCGCGAAGTAGCTTCAGGTAGTTGGTCAGACGCCTCTCATTTAAGCTGCCAGAGCGGATGGCTGCCCGTACCGCGCAGCCCGGTTCATCAAGGTGCTGACAGTCACTAAAGCGACACCTATCTGCCAGAGCATCGATATCGGCAAAGGTCTCGCGGATACCGGCCTCACAATCTGCCAGCTGCAGCTCTCGCATGCCCGGGGTATCGAGTAAGATCCCGCCAGTTGGCATAAAGTGCAGCGAGCGCCCGGTGGTGGTGTGACGTCCCTTACTGTCGTCCTCACGAATCGTCCCGGTCTTCTGCATCGTTTGGCCCAGCAAGGTGTTGATCAGGGTGGATTTACCAACCCCGGAGGAGCCGAGCAAGGCGATGGTTTTACCCGGCCGACACCAGGGTTCAAGGACCGTCACGCTCTGGGGATCCAATCCGTTGACGGCTTCCACCATCAGCAGCGGATCCAGTGTCTGTACTTGTCTGACAAACCCACCAGGATCGTCACAGTGGTCGGCCTTGGTGAGTACAACCACAGCTTCGGCTCCGGCCTGTTTGCTCAGTACCAGATAGCGCTCAATACGACTTAAGTTAAAGTTCTCGTTCAATGAACAGGCCACAAAAACCGTATCCACGTTAGCAGCAATCAGCTGAGTGGCGACTTTGCTGCCGGATGCCTTGCGGGAAAACAGGGACAAGCGCTCCAGCAAACGAACGAACCGCCCCTGACTATCCAACAGTAGCCAATCTCCCACTGTCAGCTCGGGCATATTCGGGGTAAGCTCCAATCGCTGCCGGCCGCACTCTCCGATAAGCTCAACCTCACTGCGGTGTTGAGCCATGACTCGCAGGGCAGTGAGATTTTGCCACTCTTCGAGGGTGAATTGTTGCTGAAAAAATGCAGACCAGCCCAGTTTGGGCAGGGAGTAGTTTGTGATCATAGAAACCCCTGACGCATAGCGCCATAAAGATAAGATATCAGGGGCAATTGGCCCCGGCTTAGAAACCGGGCAGCGGGCTCAACTTAACAGTGAGGCTAACGCACTACCCGGAAGGTGGTTACTACAATCATCAATACCCTCCGGTTCAAATTCGTTTTTCGAGTGGCCACTATATCAAACACCACCGCAAGGTCAAATTCGGCCCCTCCACTGCAGCATGCAGGTAACAGATGGCAAAGTTCTCATCGCCACTTATCTAAACGCTCCCGGGCTCTGCTATTAACCTGCAGGCCAGACTTTGAGACCCTTTATGCAACGCAGGCTCCCTCAGGGCCGCTCTCAGCAGAAACACACCAGAGCCATTCCCAGCCTGCGGACAATGACAAAATGGCGCCACCCCAATCTTTTATTCCAAAACAGACGTCATTTTCCACAAAAAATTCGATCCTGATCACCTAAATACAAAAATAAATTGGTCGATGTGAAAAAAGGTGCTATTTATATTAACTCAAAATTAACAAATGAGTAACATGAAATGGAGAGCACTTTTCTTATCGAAGCGTTTCAGGCGCCCGGCCAATACGCAGAAAAACTGGGTCAGTTCTTTGAAACCCTCGAGCCCGATCCCTACCTTGAAAGCAACTGTCGATTTCGAGCTTTTTCCCGCTATCGGAAAAGCGAGCAAGGCATTGAACGCTTAGATGGCAACAACTTCATGCAGTCCTCGGATGTAAACCGCCTGATTGGTGATGTTGAACGCAGTTTCGAGCATATTTCACCTGAGCTTGAGCAACAAGCTGAGTTCCAATACCTGCTGAATGCTTTTATCGAGCGGACCGGTATTGATAGCGAAAAAACTCCGATTGGAGTGCATCAGATCCGGGTGACCTGCTCCTGTGATCTTTCAGGCTCCCCGGCCCCTGAAGGGATCCATCAGGATGGTTTCAATTTCGTTGGGATCTTTTGTGTCAGGCGTGAGAATGTTCGTGGTGGCTATACCCAGATCTTCTCTGCCCCCGTCGATCAGCATCCTCACCTGAGCAGTACCCTTGAAGAGAACCAGTTCATCATTCTCAATGATAAGCGCTACTTTCATTATGTTTCCGAGATCCAGCCCGCTGATAAACAGCAGCCTGGGGTGCGCGATGTCTTTGTCCTCACAGCCTGATATGCAACCACTCTTCTGGAGTCACATATGACCTTTTGCCCCAAGACCGTCCGGGAGCAGTTCCCGGCCCTGCAGCAGCAGATCAAAGGATCTCCTGTATGCTTTTTCGATGGACCCGGAGGCTCCCAGGTCCCCCAGTCCGTATTAGATGCGATGACAAACTACCTGGGACGCTACAACTCCAACCTGGGTGGCTCGTTTTTTTCAAGCCATAAGACAGTTGAGCTGATGGAGCAGGCTCGCCAGCATGCCCAGGCTTTACTCAATGCCCCATCGGAGCAGAACATAGTATTTGGGGCCAATATGACCTCCCTGACCTTCCTGCTGAGTCGGGCTATCAGTCGCAACTGGCAAGCCGGTGATGAGATCATAGTGACCGCACTGGATCACTATTCAAATGTCTCAAGCTGGCAGCAAGCCGCTCAGGATAAGGGCGCTGTCGTTCATCAGGCCCGGATCAACGAAGATGACTGTACCCTGGATTACGAGCACCTGCTTTCACTGATTACCCCAAAAACCCGGCTGGTTGCCCTCAGTTACGCCTCAAACACCACGGGATCTCTGGTCGATGTCAAACCCATCATAGAGGCAGCCCACCAGGTTGGGGCCCAGGTTTATCTGGATG from the Dongshaea marina genome contains:
- the rsgA gene encoding ribosome small subunit-dependent GTPase A: MITNYSLPKLGWSAFFQQQFTLEEWQNLTALRVMAQHRSEVELIGECGRQRLELTPNMPELTVGDWLLLDSQGRFVRLLERLSLFSRKASGSKVATQLIAANVDTVFVACSLNENFNLSRIERYLVLSKQAGAEAVVVLTKADHCDDPGGFVRQVQTLDPLLMVEAVNGLDPQSVTVLEPWCRPGKTIALLGSSGVGKSTLINTLLGQTMQKTGTIREDDSKGRHTTTGRSLHFMPTGGILLDTPGMRELQLADCEAGIRETFADIDALADRCRFSDCQHLDEPGCAVRAAIRSGSLNERRLTNYLKLLREQALNRESLAEKRARDRSLGRFYRSVKNEVRQRKKRD
- a CDS encoding 2OG-Fe dioxygenase family protein — encoded protein: MESTFLIEAFQAPGQYAEKLGQFFETLEPDPYLESNCRFRAFSRYRKSEQGIERLDGNNFMQSSDVNRLIGDVERSFEHISPELEQQAEFQYLLNAFIERTGIDSEKTPIGVHQIRVTCSCDLSGSPAPEGIHQDGFNFVGIFCVRRENVRGGYTQIFSAPVDQHPHLSSTLEENQFIILNDKRYFHYVSEIQPADKQQPGVRDVFVLTA